One segment of Bacteroides caecimuris DNA contains the following:
- a CDS encoding uracil-DNA glycosylase family protein, which yields MEIETHPLEPFLPAKSKLLMLGSFPPQKKRWSMDFYYPNLNNDMWRIYGILFFNDKNHFLNSTLKSFCREQIIDFLNEKRIALFDTASSIRRLQDNASDKFLEVVEATDVATLLQQLPECKVIVTTGQKATDTLRQQFEIEEPKVGDYSEFVFEGRAMRLYRMPSSSRAYPLALDKKAAAYRIMFQDLQILR from the coding sequence ATGGAAATCGAAACACATCCGCTAGAACCATTTCTTCCTGCGAAATCAAAATTGCTTATGCTAGGCAGTTTCCCGCCACAGAAAAAAAGATGGTCTATGGACTTTTATTATCCAAACCTAAACAATGACATGTGGCGTATATATGGAATCTTATTCTTTAATGATAAGAATCACTTTCTGAATTCAACACTAAAATCGTTTTGCCGTGAGCAAATCATAGACTTTTTGAACGAAAAGAGAATTGCCCTGTTTGATACCGCTTCATCCATCCGCCGGTTGCAAGATAATGCATCGGATAAGTTTCTCGAAGTAGTGGAAGCTACCGATGTAGCAACATTGCTGCAACAACTTCCCGAATGTAAAGTCATCGTCACTACAGGACAAAAAGCAACGGACACTCTCCGACAGCAATTCGAAATAGAAGAGCCGAAAGTAGGCGATTACTCCGAATTCGTTTTTGAAGGACGTGCCATGCGGCTTTACCGGATGCCATCATCATCAAGAGCATATCCATTGGCGTTGGATAAGAAAGCAGCTGCTTACCGGATTATGTTTCAAGATTTGCAGATATTGAGGTGA